Within Cyprinus carpio isolate SPL01 chromosome A7, ASM1834038v1, whole genome shotgun sequence, the genomic segment tttatatttaaaacaattatttgcattaacatatttcaaacaaattttaatagttttaaactttagtttaacaaagaaaaacactgattGAAGACTTTAGCTGAAAACTTTACTGACAATACTGATTTATGATGCCCATTATTTTGACAAGGCCATTCAGAATGGCTCAAAAATGGTAGCCTTGCTTCCTCAAACTTATGCTAAACCATTAAACTTGCAAAATGTTTGTCAACAAAGATGCTGTTTTTAGCAGCCTAATAGCCCATTTTATGTACAGCTGCATCTccacagcaaaaataaaagcCATCACTCAAAGACCCTATTACAACAGGGATAAAAGTCCCAAACAAGCCTGAAGACAGAATCTTTCAATCTCACACTAGAAATCACACAAACACGCATTCATTCCCAATGTATTGTGGGCTGTAGCGAAGGGAGGCAATGAGGTATTGATTGACATACCTGGAAAATGCTGGCACCATAGGGAGTCCTCCAAGCATTCAAGAGGTTGTCCTTCCCAGTGCTCACAAACCATTTACCTTTAGGAAATGGAACAAACACACATGTACTAATGGGTACAGAGTCAAGGTTGCTCTAAATGACTTGATTCACTACAGCTCGACTTATTTGGAAGCAGAGTGATCCattaagagaaaaagagagagagcgctcGGGGTGGTACAAAGTGCAACCTGGCCCAGCTAAAATGGAAAAACACCACTGAATACTAAAGTAAGGCTGAAGTACTCTGTGCAATGTCATGTCTCAGACATATTTCATAGCaagactattgtttttttttcaccatgtaTTCTCAGGTGGAAGATGCACTACATATAAGGTGAAGTAACGGTGTCTTACCACAGTAGGCAAATTTGAGGGAGAGGACACAGCTCTCGTGCAGGTGCAGCTGGTACTTGTCAGGCTTGGTGTGATGAAGCACCTCCACATTACTGCTCTCCATTCCCACAGCCAGCCACTCACCCATCGGACAGTAGCCCAGAGAGAAGATCTAGATGAGAGCACAAAGCACAAAGGCAATCACACACTTATCTAAAAGCATACAAACAATTTATGCATAAACACTGGTTTGGATTTTCGGTATATTAACAGAAACGGAACACTAAAGAAGTCATTAAAATAAGTCAAGAAATGCAatgtttacacatacatatagataAATACACTAGTggtcaaatatatttgtttttgttttttttcaaaattaacacttttattcagcaaggttcaGCATAATTGTTTTCTACATTAATCTGTTATGTGAGAACCAAGTCAGCATACCAatcagatttctgaaggatcatgtgacactgaggactagagtaatggctgctgaaagtcagctgtcatcacaggaataaattacattttttgaaaataaattaaatagaaaatggttactttaaaggggtcatgaattgagaaaaatcaacatttacttgagcttttgacatataagagacCATCGAACTAAAagaacatcctgtaagtttcagaactgaaaacctctgtgttactgaaataaaagcttttattgacaccagGCCCAGCGAATGCCAGATCCTGGAATGTGCCTACCTATGATGTAACAAATAGGTTAAACACTGCCTCCACAGAAGAATATCAACTCCTAATTCTGTAGCCCCACCCTCTAATTCGAACATGACACAGTAGGGAAATAACATAAGTGGTGCTAAACTGTTCGAGCAACCAAGCAATAAACATGCCATTAAATATGGCAAAATGTTGTGCAGAGCCTGGTGCGGAAGAACACAGTCGCTGCATAACTTTCCTTCAAATATTAGGAATGCATGGTTGaactttattttgaatgaagTTCCAGCTCACGTGAATAAAACATTGAGTGTTTGTTTGCTTCATTTCACTGCGGATTCCTttgtaaacaagacacaggtCAATGCTGGATTTCAGAGAGACTGAGATTAAAAAGCAATGCTGTGTCatctatattggatccgacaggaATGGCGCAGCACACTTATGcgagtaaaaaaatatttgtactatgTGTAACTATTGCTTTGTTAGAGATTGCTTGATATGTCCTGACTATGTGTACGTGTCTAACCAGAGTCACAGAAGGCTCCAACTTTGAGGGATGTAACttgtcaaacaaacacacagaatgtTAGTTTACTATGCAAAACTGCTATGCAATCATAGCAGTGGTCGTTTACTTCCAAGTCTTCAAGGCGGCATGCCCATAAAAACCGAGTGTTTCTCGAGCCGGCCTAAAACCAGggtagaaaatagcctattacttattgtttttgatgtatttaaatgttaaaaacatgggCTGTGTATCGAGAATTTGGCGATACGATGTCGCGATACATTTAGATACTGTAAGCAAGGCGATATATATTTGGATATTTCTTATATTAGGAATAGGATATAattttaggaaagctgtcattaaggACCCTacaccatatgcaaaccttaaaaaaaaaaaaaaaaagttatttaacaagaacacagtgggatctgtATTTGCATTAAATAGTCCCTGTAACATTTAACGTCACTGaaccactttttgtgcagtaCGAGTAAAGGGGGAAAAATACAGTACTTGCAGGATTctatagttaaattaaatgtaaaaaagctgCTATAAACAGGCCATATATATTTTAGACCTTGCTTTAAAGATTcagtttatgtttaaaatttcaacatacaatgtcataacattttgatcggaacaaaataattacatctgTTCAATATCAATGAaattaaagtgcttgcaggaAGAACATGAAGAACTGTGTGAAGAACATGAGCAcacatgaagacacacacacatgcgtggAGTGTGTCATTGTGTGACTGCGGTAtagaaaattaaaagcaaattcactCCAAAACTAAAAGTGCACTTCATGACTTGCATCATATCAAAATCTAGTAATGAACGTCAAGGATAAAAGATTTGTagctgtttttagtttaaaacatcCTCTATTATCTAATTATGTGTGTCTTGGACGTGGTGTCCATCAGAAACAGACTAAGTGCCTATCTTTAGCGAAGCAGCGCGGAGAGCCACTTCCGGAATATACTGCGGCGCGGTTGCTATAAACACAAGCACTGACTAGAGTGACCTTGATCAGCTTTTGTGCCTTGTCTGTAACGAAAGCCGAAATGACACCACACTTCAGCTTTGAACAATTCTTTCATCCTTCATTACTAGCAGCGAACTAAACTAACGCTAACAATAGTGGCATGTCCTTATACTAGTACTTCCTGTCACTGTTTAAGTTCAGAGATTAGACTGAAATCTAGCGGTcgggatataaactcaaaacgaaacaactgccatgaatcttgcaggatttttatttatttatcttttttaataaatatcgaTATTGCACTTTTGAGATTCGATACAGCATTGCCAAACAAAATACTGTGATATTCACGTGTATCAATATTTTCTTACAACCCTAGTAAAAACCACGCTAACGTCATaagtataaaatcatttttaaaaagccaattcatgacccctttaaataatatttagcaatattactgttttcactgtatttttgataaatgcagtgttggtaagcataacagacttttttcaaaactattaccaatcaaaagtttggggttggtaagattttattaatgctaaaatatgattttgtgtgtgtgtaacattttacctGTGAAGTAAAGTCATGCTGCTGGAGTTGTCGTCCCTCTCTCAGGTCCCAGGACCGTACTGTGTTGTCCAGTCCACCTGTCCACAGTTTGGTGCCATCATGGGAAATGTCTATACAACTTGCACCATCTGTGTGGCCTTGGAACTGCCTACATACATAGACAAGACATATACACATTGTCGTTTAATGCATCAGAACAGCGTATGCATCTCTATCCACAAAGAGACAGTAAGTCAGGCAGCAACTCCTGGCTTGCTTCCTACCTGACAAGGGTTTGGTTATGAAGGTCCCAGACAGCAATATTTCCGTCACTGCAGCAGGAGAAGCAGACCTTGGCATCGGGGCTGATAGCCAGCGCATAGCAGGCCGGGGCAGAAGAGGTGAGCTCGGCTTTGATGCGGGGAGTCTGAGAGGCCAAATCCCATATGGTCAGAGTGCTGGCTTCCCCTCCAACGATCAAAGTACGGCCATCCGGAAGCAGCTTACAGGAACGGATATAGTTATCCCTgttctaaagagagagagaagcatgGAACATATGTTGAAAGACAGACATTTTTGGAAGGCTGCATAAAAAGAGGaatttggtgggggggggggggttgtattTGATAAGAATATGTACAAATATCCCTCCATAGCCCCTTAATAATCAGGCTGAAGAGGTGGACCAATCAAAATGGCGGGGCTGAAAAGCAGCCGTTCAGCTCCCTGTTATTTGCTCTGGCTCTCTAATTCCTGTCTAACCTGTGTTTATGAAGGTTAATCAAGGAGGAAAGGCGGCTGATAAGAGGGCACAGAATGGTAAGTGGGTATGGAAAGGGTTTTTAGTTGCAGCGCCAGGATGAAGCACATTTTCAAATTAGCAGGAGAATTCTAGATCTGTTCCTGAGGGAGACCAATAAGTCCTGGCTTTCAGACAAATTAAATCACTTTATAATGGCCGAACAGCTCATCAAATCACCGCTTTCTGCATTATGGAGCAAGCACAGGgacatgtacacacaaaaaagcaaGTTACAAAGACTGAGGGGGATAATGGAGAACCATCATGGTATTTTCCCCTAGAATAACTACACATAGCCCAAAAAGTGGTTCTTTATTTAGCAAGGGGATTAAAGGGAGGATAAAGATTACACatagaaatgtttattaaaaagaatGTAATTGTACTTCAGAATAGATAATTCTGGTGATTTGTGTGGACTGATTAGACGACGTCAGTTTTTACCAGACAGTCGAGTTGTGAGACGGGGCTCTTGCTGCCAGGCTGACTGATGTCCCAGATCTTCACGCAGCCTTTGCCGCCAGTATAGACATGCCGTGTGGGGTTGCTGATGGTTACGGCGCACACCACCTCACCGTGGCTGAGTGTGTTGATCTGACGGGCATGACGGGGAATCCCTGGTCCAATCAGAGCATCTGGAGGAAAAGGTACTGGTTGCATCTGGCCATCCGCGCTAACGTGAAAGGAGTAGGCCCTTTTTAATCGGAGCATAAAAggataagataaaataataagaatgatCAATAATCAGAAATTCTCATACATCACAtacatgtcacatgatcctttagaaatcattctagtatgtttatttggtgtaagaaacatttcttatcaaagtcaaaaacagctgtgttgctttatatttttatggaaaacatgattatttgatgaatagaaagttcaaaagaacagcatttatttgaaattgaaatgttttctaacattacaaatgtctcttttgatcaatttaatgcatcctcgctgaattaaagtattaatttctttcaaagaaaaaaaagatagcaTGTTATACATAGTTTGAGTTAAATAAAAGCACTTACGGTTTTCCTCCAGGTATAGAGGTCAGACTTGCTGGCAGACCAGGGGCACGCATGTGGGGATGAGGATCGAAGCCCGCCTGCAACACACAGACATCTTAGTATCGTAGCATAAAAgactaaaatgtgaaaaatacataagctgcaaaacaaaataaaactaattttgtaGTCTAATTTTTCTCTGTATCAGCTCTATTGccatattgtaatatattgttaatattccAGTTAAGCTCTTGTTCGCACTTTAGCTCTCACCTCAAGCCATTATTAGAACCGCCCCCCACACCCCAACCAGACATCTGTTACTTCCCATGTCATCAGCACAAACACAGAGATCCAGAACAAACACAAAAGGTAATATTTAACCGGAATGCTATCCTAACAAGGTAAGCATGCGAAGCTAGTCTCTGAGTTAAGGAAGAGAGCCACTGAAGGCCATTCAGCGATTAGAGGAACAGGAGGTGTGTGTGTAAGCTTCTGCCATCCTTTAGGAATGTATATGTAATCAAAGAAAATAAAGACAGGGAGTCTAACCATAGGCGAGCGTCCATAGGCAGCAGCTGCTGCGGCACTCATCTGAGGGGAGATGTGAAGGCCAGGGTAAACACCCGGACTGGTCAATGAGCCGTTCATCTCTGGGTGGTGACCCATCATGGCGAACGGAGACCCATATGGCGGCGCAATCGACAATGGTGTACGTAGGGCAGGTGCTGCTGGGAATATATGAAGAAGAAAAGCCAAAGTTGAAAAGCCATAAATGCATACTCACACTTCCAGGTTTGGATGGTTAGCATAGCCCCAACATTTTTTCTTTGACTCCAGATTAACCACATAGCATCACCAGCTCAGGTAACTGGTGTCAAAAAGTTGTCCAATGATCAAAAATATGGTCAAAGGCTTAGACAAATGAGAAAGCTTGATGAATGGATAGctttaaaatatgcacatttacTACTTACTCAGTGCTTCTATGCCAGGTGGTTTTCCAGGTATGGGTCTGAGCCCAGGGGTGTTGCTGGTTCCTGGGGTGGGAGCGTCGTTGCGTGGGGTGGGGGTGTTGGACTTTAAACCTGGGGTGGAGGACTTGTCATTCTGAAAGATGAAGGAACAGAGATGGAATTAATTCTAGCTAAAGCTACATACCAGAAATGCTGAGAGTGCTCTCGCACTAATCCAGTCAAACACTGACAGCTCATTATAGCGGAGGAGGATAAAGCTAAACTTCAGACCAAACCCCTCCCCGAGACCTCATCCTCTCTCACTCATCTTTAACatgctttcttctcctcttcccCTCTGAGGCTAGCTAAGCGCATTGCAATATTAGCCAAGGCTAGCGGCTAAGCCGCTGTTTGTCTGACAGTAGCTGATGTATTCATGTTATGATTCAATCTGACATTTTCACTGCAGCTATAAAGCTGAGGAGAGGAAGAGGGTTTTGCAAACATGCAGAGACACGACACCATAAATTACCATTCTCTATTCCCTAACGCTTACATGTGGGTGGTCCTTCACTTTAGAGGAAGGGGTGCTCCCAGAGGAGGCCACAGAAGCCGGGCTGTTGGGGGCATCTTTCTTCAGTGCTCTGGCCTTATCAAGTCCATTCTCAGGAGGAGAGTGAGACGGGCTGACCCTCGGAGTGGCAGGATCCTACAGTGGGAAAGAGAAACTTCAGTACCATACGAAAGACTAGTAGCTCTCCAACCAAAAATGGGAAACAGACATACTAGTTTTTACCTCGTTGGACACATCCACGACCAGATCATCACTTTTGTCACCATCACTGTCCTGTAGTGTATAAACAACATTTCTAGACTTGAGTGATCCAAGATAATAATGTATTTCTGGAAGTAacactgatatgaaaaaaaaaaaaaaaaaaacatttggctaAAACACACCTGGCTGTAAATTTGTTAGTATGAACAATCATAAATTTGTAGCATGGTATAGACAgtttatatatacactcaccataatatacactaccacccaaagtttgaggtcagtgttttcagagtttttttaaagtctcttatgctcacaaagactgcatttatttgatcgaaatacagtaaagacagtaatattgtcaaatttaattagaatttaagATAACAGCtttctaattttaaaatgtaatttttttcagggGTCTTGGATGGataaaaagttcaaagaacagcattttttttaacacaaatattatgtaacagtgtaaaattatttaaaatttgacaaccttgctgaataaaacttttgaacagtagtatacgttttaaacagcaaaatgaaaatgaattaattagGAACGGACAATATATCAGTATCTTATCAACCATAAGAGATCGCTTACTAGaatctgttaatattagttatttGATCTGAGTGCAAAATCATTtgtagaaaagagaaaaaaaaaaatatttcacaaaatgaatgACCATTGAAAACAACTAATTTCTGTATGTGGGGCTGTACTACACAGAATCTTACATATCGGCTCATGTTGTCCTTCTCCTCTACTCTGCGTTTCTTCGGGTCCAGACTATATTCAGAAGTGCCTCTGTGTTTCTCACTGGCCCTCAGGCTCTCTGACGGCGATACTGAATTATTctgcttaaaacaaaacaaaacaaaaaaagttgatcagcacaaatcaaaaataaaagcttatcaCTGTGCACTTGGTGACAATACACTTAAATTTTCCCCTGAAATAATGCTACATTTATAGAATTCATACATTTTGCACTtgtcaaatcaatatttcaggaTCCTACCTCAAAAAGTGTCATCTTGAGAAACCCAAACTAATAGAACCCCCCTGAATATCACGTAgcatacatgtatttatatatgcaggtttattacattttaaacaaatactcCATGTAAGAGCTTCTCCCTCAGTATAACATAACAGACACTTCAGGTCCAGCTCATTAGCTGCAGACAGTCAGCTATGCTCAGGACGGCCCGGGCTTTCAGCAGCACAAATACAAATATCAGAGGTGACATGGGGCCACTGGTGCCTTTAAATGAGCCATGTGTGTAAATTCCTCTCTCATACAAGGTAAACACAAAGAAGCGAGGGGGTTAAACCCCAGGCCCTGTTAGATCACCCTGTACTCCTTGGCATGGAGAAAAGGAGAGTGCGTGGGGCCTGCCAAGCAAGCAAGCCCAGACCCCATGAAGCAAAGCAGGCGGGACAGCTGAGCAAACTATCCCTGAAGAGTGAGGCGTCTAAACCAGCCTGACCACACCACGCTTCAAACATTCTGGGCTAACCTCACAGCCCTGGGCAACCTGCACCAAGCATTAAACAATGCCAATGCGCCAAGCTGGACAGCAGGGTCAAGCGAAAACTGATCCCTCCGGCACAGAgcggggagagaaagagagaataacaGTGTAATGCAAACACCAGACCAGAATAAACTGCCCCTCACCCTGACAGTTAACCAGCCAGACGACATCTTGTTTTCCTACCCTCCTGCACATGCCCACCCCTACTAAAACACCGCAAACAGCCACCCTTTCAACACAACTAGTGGGCCTTAAAAGGGAGAGTGAGTCTATGTATGCCACTTTTACTCCCCGGCGCTCTGCCAAGACCACTTGCTGCCTTAAGCCTAGTTCACACTACACGACTTTAAACGTCCGCAGATcgctgtgctgttcagactacatgacttgcTGTCCGTCTTGAAGTCGTTGTGGTCTTCACACTAGACGACACTACATAATGCAACAGGGGGTGACACACTACACGAGCTGACAACAACTCTGTCACCCAATGACTCTACACGGTCCACAAACCACGCTTTGTTACGAAAACTCACGCGAGAAGTTGAACATAAATGACACGAATCAAAAACTGAAACAGGAGTTGGTTTTTTGAAAATGGACATCAGGAGGAATTTGGGCTGCAAGTTGTTTGCGTGATAatctgttctaaaaaaaaaaatttgctccaTTTCTTGTCTCCCAATTTTTCTTAAAGCTGTGTTGCTGCCGCTGTTTTTCTTCCACTGACCTCAACCCATTCCTTGCTCTCTCACTGGCTGTAGCTCGTTGTGACACCTGACACCACGTGATTTCGAGTTGGCTGACCgctccagatatttagcatgctagaTATATGTTTAGTGTCTGTGACGTGTCAGCGAGCCTCTTTGATGCgtcttaaaatcctgtagtgtgaactaggcATTAGAGCTACacaattcatcaaaataaaagtgaaatctCAATATGGATTAGCAAGATTATCAAACTACAAATGCTgtgattcaattaaaaataaatatatgcacagtgTATTACAGAGTGAAGCGTTCTGTATACAAGCAAGCAGCAGTCTCTCAAAGTGGCTTGCTCACAGTAAATGCTGAACCTAacaaactccatctctgcatgAGTTTGGGTCACTTATAATGTGTATTTGAAAACAGGACACACCAACCATCCTCCCCCAAATTATAACGAAAAGCTTTTATGAATCAGCTGTGGTctaaaaaaaagatcagatttaAGGGTTTCCTTCGGTTTTCTGTCGAAAAAgcttaattgtttatatttgaaacatAATAAATGAAGGCACCCATAAATAtagtactgtaattttacagttgttctttaaaataaaattgtcttactattttacagtgaattacaatagtaatatttcctaTTTGTTTAAATTGTTGTAAATTGCAAAAATCAAATTTTGACAAATTGTGAagcctttcaaaaacaaaaaactacagcaaacctggagcttctttttaaaaacttcaaatagttaataataataataataataataataataacaacaacaactattaaatgtaaacttttttttccccaaatcgtACATCCTTACTTTATTGTATTTggtggttttaaaaaataaagtatacataAATTGTGTGTAGGTACCGTAGAAGACAGTCACAGcagaaaagacagaaaaggaaGAGCAcatatcccagaatgcactgagAGTGGCAGCAGCTGAGTGGTGCTCCCTCTTTGAGCATGGCTGGGCAGGCAGGCACCATCTCTGGCCCAGAGAGTGTGGCACTGCCAGTGCATGATCTCAGTGCCAAGCCCACACTCTCGGTCTGACTGACAAACCTCTATTCATGCAGAAagagagaaggggagagagaTGAAAAGGAGGATGTGGCTGGGCCAAAGGAAGTGATCTCCAGGCAGAAGGAACTCCATGCTCTCCTGGAGGCAACACAAAGGAATCCCGGCAGCTTAAAGCCCACTCACAAACACTCTACAACAATCTCAGTGTTGCTTTTGTCAGCACTAAGCAGCCCGTTTTCCTCACCCCCCTCTTCTGCTTATCCAAAAGTAATAAACAGACCTACACTGCTCTCTCAGCCTGACAGGGGAGCGTGTATGTGTGCGTCTCAGCTGTGGGTTTAATAGGCTGACCTTTTAAGACAGGCTTAATGTGACTCAATAAGCAAAGTCAGAACAGTGCTATCAGATGACCCGTGACAACAGGAAGTCCCGGAAGGGCAGAGAGCAGGATGGCCGCTGCTGCACTAAACGCTAATGAGCAGCAGAGTCTGATTTCTGCAGGCATGACTGCACCCATTCACACTGTTGcccattcaaaacacacacacacacacacacacacacacaaaaatattgccAAGTCAAACCTTTCTGCATATCCAGTTTAAGAGGCGAAATGGGGTAATCCAGCCTCTGGGAGATAGGGAGACTTTAAGTGGTTATATGAAAACCGCAAATAAACACGACAAGAGATATGCACAGAGGGACAGAACAAGAGCTGTGGAGACAAAGAGCCAAAAGAACCAGTGAAAGAGCAGTTAACAAAACTGAAGAAAAGAGGCACAAGGAGAAACAAAGGCGGAGGCAATGAGACATAGTTGAATGAGTCAAGTTTATCTGAGCCAGGAGCCGCAGACATGAAGAGTGGGTGAGGACAAATCCTCTAAGATAGAGTCAAAgtcttttttaattgtgatgaaatTATAGCACTGCTAATCCCTGCCCTGTGCTTTTCCACATATTTTACCTGGATTAAAAGTAGGATTATACAGCATGCTCCCttctcttttttccttctcttgtGCCCTAATGCTCCCTGCTCTGCTCTCCTCACGCTGTTAACATGCCACTGACTTCCCTCTTCATCAAACATCaggatttaaaggaatagttcaacgaAAAATTCTGCCACAATTTACTTCATGTCactcaaaacagttttaattttgtgGAACACATCAGGAgtaattttaaagaatgttctAGTTGTGTTTTCCACACAATCAAAACCGGTTTTCCAGCTCAAAATGTGCATTCAAGTAGTTTGGTgctagtttaaaaagtttaataaaacagtgtttttgagaTGAATAAACCGAATAGTATACACAGTCATATGAGATGAAGACtcgtgaaaaaaagagaaaaaaaaagtatagtgcAGATCACCCCACTTGTACTTCGCCATGCTGAAATTGTGTGAGCTGTGGTATTTCACTCAACACAGAATAGAATGCTCACGCTTAAACTGCTGGCTTTGTAAAACACTAGCAGTGTAATGTTGTTTGATGATGcaaagagcaaaaaaacaaaGGTTTGAAATAATAtgacaaaggcaaaaaaaataaaataataaatcatatggCCCAAGATGAAAGGATTTACTGACGGAGAAATGAGATGCCCAAGGCAGCTCTTTTTTTGTTGGACAGTTAAGGGAATTGTTGTGTAGACCCCTCTCTAAAACTCACCATGATCAGTGTGATTTACATAAAACTTAAGAGACAATCATGCTGATCCACTTTGACAGGCAGTGGAACATCTAACACCATTGTGGTATCGGAACTTAAAGCTGaattcagtagtttttttttttagcaagtgcTTACATCGCTGTTCTTTGTGTACTTTAAAATGGACATAAAAGTACCACAGAAATAAAACCCCATATGGCTCACGTGTGAAGCCTTCAGCACCATACAGTAGTTTTGTGTAAGGAACAGACTAAAACTGAAGTTGTGCATAAAAACAAGCAAGTAGAGACAgacatggaaaaataaaaaataacactcttGAACTCACCGTGCTAGATTCCCGCTCTTTATCCAAGGGAGAATGAAGTcgtcgttaaaaaaaaaagataaagaaaaacaccaagtcagcatttacatttagtttctTACCAAAGCATGAGCATACCACTTTTGTTTTCTCTTCAGTGCATGCGTGCGTTACCTCTGTGCTCCAGGTCATGATGGTTCTTCTCGTCTTTGACTGGCAGGTGTGCCTGGCTACCCAGAGCTCCCAGCGCCAGCAGACCTGACCCTGAGCCCGTGACTGGAGGGATGCCTGGGGGCTGCAGGTGAGGGGGCAGCTGGACTGGGGGTCCGTGGGCAGCATGAGAAAGGTGTTGAGcctggagctgctgctgctgtcaacacacacacacgtacagcaAGTGGGTCAGAGGGAAAAGGCATATGGACAACAAACACTGAATAAAGGTGACTGGTTAAGCCCTTCTCACACAGGATGCACAGAGAGGAACACTGGCACCCTAACACCTCGATTAGTGGCTGGATCAAAGCAGGACACTTCA encodes:
- the LOC109093776 gene encoding transducin-like enhancer protein 3-B isoform X6 produces the protein MYPQGRHPAPHQPGQPGFKFTVAESCDRIKDEFQFLQAQYHSLKVEFDKLANEKTEMQRHYVMYYEMSYGLNIEMHKQTEIAKRLNAILAQIMPFLSQEHQQQVAQAVERAKQVTMTELNAIIGQPHAVYPALMQQQLQAQHLSHAAHGPPVQLPPHLQPPGIPPVTGSGSGLLALGALGSQAHLPVKDEKNHHDLEHRERESSTNNSVSPSESLRASEKHRGTSEYSLDPKKRRVEEKDNMSRYDSDGDKSDDLVVDVSNEDPATPRVSPSHSPPENGLDKARALKKDAPNSPASVASSGSTPSSKVKDHPHNDKSSTPGLKSNTPTPRNDAPTPGTSNTPGLRPIPGKPPGIEALTAPALRTPLSIAPPYGSPFAMMGHHPEMNGSLTSPGVYPGLHISPQMSAAAAAAYGRSPMAGFDPHPHMRAPGLPASLTSIPGGKPAYSFHVSADGQMQPVPFPPDALIGPGIPRHARQINTLSHGEVVCAVTISNPTRHVYTGGKGCVKIWDISQPGSKSPVSQLDCLNRDNYIRSCKLLPDGRTLIVGGEASTLTIWDLASQTPRIKAELTSSAPACYALAISPDAKVCFSCCSDGNIAVWDLHNQTLVRQFQGHTDGASCIDISHDGTKLWTGGLDNTVRSWDLREGRQLQQHDFTSQIFSLGYCPMGEWLAVGMESSNVEVLHHTKPDKYQLHLHESCVLSLKFAYCGKWFVSTGKDNLLNAWRTPYGASIFQSKESSSVLSCDISADDKYIVTGSGDKKATVYEVIY
- the LOC109093776 gene encoding transducin-like enhancer protein 3-B isoform X4, giving the protein MYPQGRHPAPHQPGQPGFKFTVAESCDRIKDEFQFLQAQYHSLKVEFDKLANEKTEMQRHYVMYYEMSYGLNIEMHKQTEIAKRLNAILAQIMPFLSQEHQQQVAQAVERAKQVTMTELNAIIGVRGLPNLPLTQQQQLQAQHLSHAAHGPPVQLPPHLQPPGIPPVTGSGSGLLALGALGSQAHLPVKDEKNHHDLEHRERESSTNNSVSPSESLRASEKHRGTSEYSLDPKKRRVEEKDNMSRYDSDGDKSDDLVVDVSNEDPATPRVSPSHSPPENGLDKARALKKDAPNSPASVASSGSTPSSKVKDHPHNDKSSTPGLKSNTPTPRNDAPTPGTSNTPGLRPIPGKPPGIEALTAPALRTPLSIAPPYGSPFAMMGHHPEMNGSLTSPGVYPGLHISPQMSAAAAAAYGRSPMAGFDPHPHMRAPGLPASLTSIPGGKPAYSFHVSADGQMQPVPFPPDALIGPGIPRHARQINTLSHGEVVCAVTISNPTRHVYTGGKGCVKIWDISQPGSKSPVSQLDCLNRDNYIRSCKLLPDGRTLIVGGEASTLTIWDLASQTPRIKAELTSSAPACYALAISPDAKVCFSCCSDGNIAVWDLHNQTLVRQFQGHTDGASCIDISHDGTKLWTGGLDNTVRSWDLREGRQLQQHDFTSQIFSLGYCPMGEWLAVGMESSNVEVLHHTKPDKYQLHLHESCVLSLKFAYCGKWFVSTGKDNLLNAWRTPYGASIFQSKESSSVLSCDISADDKYIVTGSGDKKATVYEVIY
- the LOC109093776 gene encoding transducin-like enhancer protein 3-B isoform X5, whose amino-acid sequence is MYPQGRHPAPHQPGQPGFKFTVAESCDRIKDEFQFLQAQYHSLKVEFDKLANEKTEMQRHYVMYYEMSYGLNIEMHKQTEIAKRLNAILAQIMPFLSQEHQQQVAQAVERAKQVTMTELNAIIGVRGLPNLPLTQQQLQAQHLSHAAHGPPVQLPPHLQPPGIPPVTGSGSGLLALGALGSQAHLPVKDEKNHHDLEHRERESSTNNSVSPSESLRASEKHRGTSEYSLDPKKRRVEEKDNMSRYDSDGDKSDDLVVDVSNEDPATPRVSPSHSPPENGLDKARALKKDAPNSPASVASSGSTPSSKVKDHPHNDKSSTPGLKSNTPTPRNDAPTPGTSNTPGLRPIPGKPPGIEALTAPALRTPLSIAPPYGSPFAMMGHHPEMNGSLTSPGVYPGLHISPQMSAAAAAAYGRSPMAGFDPHPHMRAPGLPASLTSIPGGKPAYSFHVSADGQMQPVPFPPDALIGPGIPRHARQINTLSHGEVVCAVTISNPTRHVYTGGKGCVKIWDISQPGSKSPVSQLDCLNRDNYIRSCKLLPDGRTLIVGGEASTLTIWDLASQTPRIKAELTSSAPACYALAISPDAKVCFSCCSDGNIAVWDLHNQTLVRQFQGHTDGASCIDISHDGTKLWTGGLDNTVRSWDLREGRQLQQHDFTSQIFSLGYCPMGEWLAVGMESSNVEVLHHTKPDKYQLHLHESCVLSLKFAYCGKWFVSTGKDNLLNAWRTPYGASIFQSKESSSVLSCDISADDKYIVTGSGDKKATVYEVIY